Genomic DNA from Ictidomys tridecemlineatus isolate mIctTri1 chromosome 6, mIctTri1.hap1, whole genome shotgun sequence:
CTGGGGTAGCGATCATTCATGGAGTTATTGTGAGTCTGACCATAGAATTCTGTGATGGCAATGTTATTGAACACTTCTTGTGTGACAGCTCTCCTATCCTGAAACTCTCTTGCACAGACACCAAGGAAATGgaattctcaaattttattttagccattatCACCCTCTTGAATACACTGGCTCTGGTATTGTTCTCTTATATCAAAATCATAACGACAGTTATGAAGATCCCTTCTGcccagaagagaaagaaggctTTTTCCACCTGTTCCTCCCACCTGATTGTGGTCTCCATCTCTTATGGcagttgtatttttatgtatatcaAACCTTCTGCAGAGGAAAGGATATCTTTAAACAAGGGAGTCTCAGTGCTCACCGTTTCCATTGCACCTGTACTAAATCCTTTCATTTATTCCCTAAGAAATAAGCAAGTGATACAAGCCCTGAGGGACCTAGTAAAAAAATGTGCCTTTACAACTTTGAAGTAACAGCTTTGGCTTTTGTAAAAGCATACTATTGAGAATTAGTGAAAATGCTATCCTCTACCAGTTACATTTATAACATAGCCctttaatttattagtttttattatgCCAGTCACAGAAGTTACCCATAAAGAGCCTTCATTGTCCTCCTGaatgtttatcattttaatagCATGGTCCTTCCCCGTTATGTTCTCTCATGATTATGATTATCAAAATATTTCACTATGAATCCTTATGAGAAACCTCACATATGTTGCACATGGTTTTCTACAATAGATGACCCCTTTTGTGAACTCTGTAAAtatgaacttatttattttcctcaatCTCTAAGGAAGACTGCTTTCTTAGCCAGACaatgttaatatttaatatatatatatgtatatatatatatatatatatatatatatatatatatgtgtgtgtgtgtgtgtgatgttgcTGGAAGCCAAATGTGCattattccttcctttcctccttttctttcttcttgccctgtttttttcttccttccttattttttgagCATATGGGATGACATTTATTtccacatattttctttctcctcattttttgtaagttttctattactttttaaaaaaaatttcttctttgtgtcTCTTTTGTCTCGGCTAAATATCTAAAAGTATACATTCATAAGGCTTAATATTTTATACAGttccctttactagtttttcatgTTACTATCTATTATTGCCTTTTTTTATGCATTTGATCTCTTGaagtaagaaaaacaagaagaaatagaaccaTCAACATGCTGTCTGCCTCACATCCTCATCCTGTGTGTACATGTAAACAGTTTCTATGAGAATCCAGTGAATCACCACCAGTACTCACAAATGACATGAAATTGTTTTTCCCTCAGAAATTCTATCTTTTTTGGTGGGAGGATACTGGCATTGAACCTAGTGACTTTTTACCACTGAGTCTCATCCCCCGCACTTTTTACTTTGGATCGAGGTCTTgccacattgctgaggctgggcttgaacttgtgatggtTGTGCTTCAATACTCCCAAACCTCCACCTAACCTTCCCCTCCACTCCCACTGGTGCAATTACAGTTATATGTAGTGAAGCACAACAAATATGCACCTTTTATTTGATATATTCACAgtagttacatttaaaaataattactgataTAACTGAGGTATCTTCTctcatatttgtaatttttattttaaattttgtttttatgtatgtttatgtcatttaattttatCACATCATTAGCATATCAATTATATGTCTCCCACATTTTTACCCTTAATGCATCTCCTCCTACAGGGTGTTTTGTTCTAAGTTGGTTAGGTTttaattgctgtgaccaaaatacttgaccagaacaactaagaggaggaaattttattttcaacctcGATTTCAGAAGTTCAATCCatggatggccaactccattgctccgGGCTCAatatcttttgcatttttaatgatttctctaaagttttaaatttatttattttaaaattaacctatGTCAATCTTCAAAAGAACATTATACCTCCTCATGTGAAGAGCTGTACCTTTGAAGAGCAATTGAATTAGTCCTTTAAGACATTGAAGTCATTCATATTTTATAACTAATACACCATTAGTATTATGAATTCAAAcacttgtctttttttaaattaagaaaaactttatattcatttttttattattcaactTTCCTGCTTTCTGTGTAGAATAGTGTTCCAAATCTatataatatttcttctgcttggAGAACTTTTTGAAATGTCCCTTTCAGATCAACTAATGATTTTAATCAGCTTTTGTTTCTCTGAGATAGTCTATTTCTCTTCCCcttttgaagaataaataaactGGATGCAAGTTCatagtttttctctttcaatattttaaatattttactacaTGGTTTATTTCTCGCTTATTTCTAATATAACAGTGTTGTAATTTTATCCTTGTTCCTCTGTAGGTAAACTTTATTTATTCctcctatatttttttcaagattttctctttggttttgtttttcattatttttaacatgATCCATAGCTGTACCAATCAaaaaagtcattcttcatttttattgtgtTATAGATTCCATTTCTCTCGTTAGAGTAGCCATCTGTTATTGCATGCTGTATCTTTTTCTATTAGAGCACTTACCATATTAATCATGgttatttaaaattcttccttAGATATCTCCAACATTTACATCATGTCTGGCTCTGGTTTTAGAGCCACCTATGTCTTACCAGATTTTCTGCTATCTTTTGTAATCCCTTGTAATATTTTTGTTGAAAGCAGAACATGTTGTATTAGttaatgtatttataataatCTTGCTAGGAATTGGCATATGCTTAGTTAAGATTTAttgtagggggctggggatgtggctcaagcggtagcgcgcgaCTGGCATTGCATGccgcccgggtttgatcctcagcaccacataccaacaaagatgttgtgtccgccgagaactaaaaaataaatattaaaaattctctctctctctctctctctctctctctctctctctctctctctctctctctctctcctctctcactctctcttaaaaaaaagaaagctgaactaaattcttaaaaaaaaaaagatttattgtaGGTGTAGTGTCACAGGTTTCAATATAcgtttttgtcattgtttttgtCTCCCTTGTTGACTTTGGGTTTCTGTAAAAACTATTTCTTGGAATGAGTCTGAGTCTTTTACTTTTAAAGCTAGAATCCATTGTCATTATATTGTAGCCTTATGGGTGTAGTGGTTAGTTATGGCAAAGGGCCAGTGTTCTATGATTTTATGATTTAATATCTGTCTTTTAGGTCAGTGACTCTACAGTCTGAATTTCACAAGTGTTTCTGCAGTAGTTTAGATTCCTCCATGGCTATGAGTGAGTTGGAAGATGGAATTTAAGATGCTCTGGAGTATAAGCAACACCTTTCCTGCAGGTGGGAGAAGGATTTAATGAAGTTCGCCAACTGTAGGTCTCTGTAGTGGAGAACACTTTTGGAGTCTTTCAAATAGCTGCTTTTCTCCTTTTCAGCAGGAAGGATTTGTCTTGGCTCTTGACCATAGAACTTGATCATGTTCCTAGAGGTGGTTCCCAGGAAAGTATGGGTCCTTTGATGATTTTAGTTCCCAGGAGTTTCAAAATATCATTGTAGTCCACATTCAGCTTCGAGCAATTTGTGAAAATTGTCACTTAATTGTTCCTACCTGTATATAGGACCAGCAGTTCCACTTAAGCAGATCTCAGATGTGACTCTCTGTGGTGTTTCACCCTCCCTCCAGGTTCCCTGGTGGCAGTATATCTTGTGCTTTAATTCTTTGAAGGGTTCAAGAAAAGTCatcagttttcattttgttcaagATTTTCATGCTTTCAGGATGGGACTTTGAAGTTCATTACGTGTCAATCTATAACtggaagttaaaaaataattagttgTTCCAATCacaagcttattttaaaatttctatggaaaGACAAAGAACCTAAAATAAGCCAAATGACTTTGGAACCATGCAATACTTAAGacattgtatactttaaaatatttattgcatttgTCAAATTTTCATAGGTAAATAAAAGATTAGTGgatatgattttattcatttaggtgcattatttttcaagaaatattttttagacgttgatgggcctttattttattcattcatttatatgtggtgctgaaaatcaaacccagtacctcacccatgttaggcaagtgctctacaactgagccacaatcccagcccccatttatATGTAttcttgtagtttttatttttatttttttacatattcaagTCATTAAATTCTTGCTCACTATAAAACAGATCAATTAAGAGAATTATGGTATTAGTAATAGACAAAGGATTTCAGATAGAATCCGCATACAGATTATCACATTTATATTCAattaacttttgaaataaatgtcAAGTTAATTCAATTACAAAACCTTGTGTTTTTTTCCAATAAGAAATACTTAAAAACTGGACTTATATAAGCaaaaaaaatagatcttttaCTTATATGTAAAACTTAAAGATTTATGATTTCCATCAACTGGTAAATTGATATATTCATGCAAAGATATACTACATAGCAAAAAAAAGGCCTAATTTAATGATACATGTAACCACAAGGATGAATATCTAAAACATCATACAAAGTGAAAAGAATCCCAGCTCAAAATCTAGCTATTATATAACGCTTATCAggatacattttgaaaaacaataaaactgtAGAACAATGGATCAGGGATTATAAGTACTGTGAGATGTGAAGTGAACACTTCACAAGTACTTCAGGTAACTTTTGGGGATAAtgcaaaaattcttcattttgacCATGCTAGTGACTACATCACtacatacatttttaatgtctcataaaattatatgaacctataatttattattttaaatttatactatTAGCCTGagcaaaagtcaaaaaataaagcaaaatccaAGAGGTAAGTTTGATGGTATAGAAAAGAAAAGTATAGCAATATCAGGAGAGTTGATGGGTCTTTTGGGATAGATTTATTGGGGatataaaaacttgaaaatcCTGATACTGATGGTGTTTGTATGTTATTCTGGCTGtgtgcatatttttttcatttattgtttaaaaaCTTGCATTATTGATTTTGTATGCTTTTTTCTATGTAAGGCATATTTAACAATAAAAGTAGTGATATGAGTATTATTTTAAAACGTCTATTTTCTGTCATATCTATATTATCTAATTTTGTGTCTTTTCATGTTTATGATATAAAGTTAAATGTAAAATCAAaccataatttattattttattttcaaaataattttacatatgatTAATTGAAAATTGGAAAGTTATTGCTTTTCACTTAGGGATATGAATATCTTATTTGTATGTAGAAAGCTGACCAGTTTATTGTTATCCAATTGAAAACAAAACTTTGGAAATGAATAATATTGTCCCTTATGTGATGATGGAATTGATCTCATAATGTTTTTGCAAGgttaatatattcaaattatgtAATTTCTATGTTGAATCTAGTCTCCATGGTAGACGCTGATTTAGATGAGTTTGTGGAAGATTCTTTTTCCTTATGTGAGAGAGATTAGTTCTTTGTTTAGTATTTTAAGGAGATCTGGAAGCAGCAACAGCCCTAGAGAAAGCACCTAACCCCTTCTCCCAACTTCCCAATTAACACCATTAATTTTGAAATGCCCATGTTATTTGAACCAAGCCATCCATATTAATCTAATGTATCTTTAGATCAATAAAAAGATGAATCTAATGACTTCCTCAAATGTGAAGTTGCATGGGACTCCATCTTTAGAGAataataaatttaacttttattatggCTAAGAGccagtatttgaagaaataagtTTATGTATTTAAATTCATTCATCAATATATCTCACCtgaaatcatgttttttaaaatgcttatgaGACAAATAGATTTCTTATCACTGATTTCAAAACTGAGTGTGACAGAGTTGGCCTCTTTCACTGCTTATCTGTAACACTTATTTACTCCTCTGCTGACATTTTCTGTCTTCATTCAAAAGCCCATGAAGAATTATGTTTATGTCATATCCTTTCATATCATTGATATTTCCCCACACCCACTGGAAAGTCTTACATTTAGTCCCAATATTACATCAAGGAAATCTCAAGTGTCTTAAAAATACCTTCTTATGGTGTTGTTTTTCCATCCTGCATGTTGAGTTCTGGATCTTACTGTTTTTATCTGGATCATTGCAAAACCCTGCTCTTCCATTAATTGTCCTGTGCATTGCcccttatgttatttttttttctatctgcttAATATACTTCAATGATTGCTCATTACAATAGAAAAATCCAAATTGGTGTTCAGAAgtgattttagaaattatttctaaatagaaaataacaattttttagtGTTAGATTTCAGCATACAGGTGAGGACAGTATTTGTGTGGCTATTTTAATAATATCACTGTCTGACTTACCGTATATATCTATGAGTGGTTTCCTTTAGAAACTAAAGACCCATTGTACTGTAACCTTccatttatcttaaaaaatgtgtgcatgtgtgtctttGTTGCATCCAATCCTctacaagaagaaaatgtagtatatatatacacaacgaagttttacttagccataaagataaataaaattatttcattggtaggaaaatggatggaactggagaacatcaagctaaatgaaataagccagattcagaaggtCCAGGGCTGcacattttctcttatatgtgcaagctagagagaaaaaaataggaaaagagatcCCATGAGGATATAAAGGAGGCTAGTAGAGTAGTAGAGTAGGAGGGAGATTAGAGGGAAGGGATTGGAGAACTCATGAGGGAATGAAATAGACCAAATCGTactgcatgtacaaatatatcacaatgaggcctactattatgcataattgcaattcaacaataaaagatttttaaaaaatcaaaaagtacaaataaaaggATTAAGTTTGAGTTTAGTGTGTTTAAGGTTTTATATGTGTTTCTGTACGTATTTATATATAACTATCATGTGTAAACTTAAATGCAGATATTCAcatgtttatgtatgtatttaaatgCATAGATGAGTATGTACTTGTTTGTAACTAGTATATGTCTATATCTaggaagaatttaatttttttctatactcCTTTTTTATTGAATAATGTTCATAAGAATATTGGTATCTTGAAATTTGCCTCAGAACAttatttctttcaacttttaGATATTGAGGATGCAGGAGTGGAATGCCACATGAAACTTTAGAAGGCATACACTAGCTATAAGCATGTACATACATTTATGCACTTATAtgcatattcaaatatattaacagttgcacatatgtacacacacatagtatatatatatatatatatatatatatatatatatatatatattcaatttaaGGAATTGAATGTGCCATTAAATATACTCGTACAGTTTCTAACTTTCGCATAGTTCCTAATAGTAGCAATCTTTTCTTACAGACGATACTTTGTCCAACACTCTATAAACAATACTTCAAATGGCAATTAATTTCATTTGGCTGtccaaccaaaaatatttttcttttgtagttctggggattgaatccaggggcttgtgcatatgaggcaagaactctaccaactgagctgtgtcTCCAGCCCCCAAAATCTTATTTATagaaattgataatttttttgtgCTTCCCAGCAAatctttccttgttatttcaCACATTTCCACCTCTTTCTTCATAGATTGAATGgtattaattagtttatttttggaagatgTTGAAGATAGCATTATTAAATGAATGTACCTTCCACAGTTCTCTTAGCATCTTGTGAattagagataaagaaaaatatttttaatgaatgcataataatattataaaaagtcGCTACAGAGACCTGGAAAATACCACCACCATTCCTGAGTTATGAAATTGCTTctaataaaaaagacaaatgaggTTTACTTTTTGGGGCTGTGGGGGTGGGGCAAttaaccacattcccagctctattttgtattttatttagagactgggcctcactgagttgcttattgcctcattaagttgctgaggctggtcttgaacttgaaatttttctgcctcagcctccccagctgctgggattacaggcctgcaccaccacacccagcgtGGTTTACTTTTATAGaagcataaataaatagattactttagaaaaaaattgctgGACATcctggctcatgcctgtaatcacagtagctcgggaagctaaggcaggatgatcacaagttttaAGATAGCctccagggctgaggatgtggctctagcggtagcccgctcgcctggaatgcctgcggcccgggtttgatcctcagcaccacataccaacaaagatattgtgtccgccgagaactaaaaaataaatattaaaaattctctctctctctctcactctctaccctctctcactctctctttaaaaaaaaaaaaaagatagcctcgggaacttagtaaaaccctttcttaaaaaataaaaagggctgggggatgtcaCTCGGTAGTtggtgtcctgggttcaatccctggtaccaaaaccaacaacaaccaaaaaaagaggggggggagaaagaaagaaaaaagagggtgggagggagggaggaaagaaggaaggaaagaagggagggaggaaggaaggaaggaaggaaggaaggaaggaaggaaggaaagaaggaaggaaaagaaggatgaaGGTATTTATTCTTAACTTAGAGGAATTTAATTAAGCAGAAATTGAGATAGAAAATGTTATGCAAGGTTAAAAAGTATTGCAtatcctctttttctattctaattAAATTATCTGCTTATTTGTTCCACCTTACCATATATagatgcatgcatgcatgcatacacacacaaacacaccccccacacacacacacacaattaagaCTCTTCCAAAATTGTCTGGTTGTGTGATTCGTACTTAGATTTCATGAGTAATGAGATCTCAATATCTagttctatttctctctctctctccctctctctctctctctctctctctctctctctctctctctctctctctctctctctctctctctctctctctctctctccttgtctctTCCTCTCAGTTTTTTCTTGCAGTATCTGTgctcaaacctagggcctcatgcattcttgacaagtgttgtaccactgagctggaTCCTAATGCCAGATCTTAATGATTATAACTCTGGTTTAGCCAGTCACCACCTGTTATAATCTCAAGTGATTAAATGCTCCATGAATGATTGTTGCTCTGTTGAGAGTATACTCAGGAATTTTCCATGGAAATGTGAATTGAGGAAGTTCCAATATGCAGTAATATTAAGGAGTTTTCATTCTTAGTAACCATTTAACTTTGCTAGAATAAACTTCCAAGATGATTATTCACTAATGAAATCAATGACTATTTAGGTAAGATGCCATTTTTGTAACACATAAACAATATTGTGCTAATGTCATATGATTACAAAAACAGTATGAGACAGATGTATTTTGGGTGAATGTTACATAAATGTGATTTCCCTATGCTTGAAGGAAAACGGTTCTGTGAAATATTATAgtgtgaacaataaaaatgactaaaataatttcttgaaagTCTGCAAAAATGACCTCCAATATGTATCTGATGCATTTTTCATAAGATCTCAATTAGCCATCAGAATttcatataataatattttataataatatttcacCTGTGAACATAAAGTTGACCTTTGAATAATTCTGGGGTTAGGATTGTTGAATCCATGCACCATTGAAAATCCATGGATACCTTTGACTCCCCCAAAGATTAATTACTAATAGCCTGTTGTGGACTGGAAGCCTTACTGAGGACATGAACAGGCAATTAACACAAACTGATCATGAGGAGATACATAGTACCATATGGTGTTTTAAGGGGGTACTTGCAATACTTGAGCTTCCATTTAAAATAGCAACAAGAGATGGCTATGAAATTAGTACAGTATTGTAGTATATACTACAGTCCATTTTGTGCACCTTTACTTGTGATTACATGTCTCCTCCATGTAAAGAGCACCATATATTGTGTTTATATGCAGAATTTCTgataaattttaactttatgtAATAGATTTGTATATGTTTTGTGGTAGTATGAACAATAAAATGACTATAGTAATTTATTGACTATTATCTAAATATtatctacatatattttatgaattcatgatatagctttattttaattttttatatttctaggcTATGTAGTTTGTCTGCAAGTTTTTTTCAAACTTTCACAAATCTCCAAAATATGAATGTAAGTGGACCCAGGCAGTTCAAATCCACGTTATTCTAAGGTCAATTGCATTAATTTAGGAAGAACTTATGgtaatttaatgtatttatatttattgactatTAGAGTCAGCTTCTTCACATGTTTTTGTTAGTCAATATGGTCAATTTTcccttactttctttttctaatctGTATCATCTAACTACAGTTTACATGTATTTACTCAACATTGCTATATTGTTTTTCCCACACTcatgattttctgttttcatttctgcttACTTATTATAATCttacaaagtatttttattttcaaatttccttaATAAAAAAATCTTGATCAACTACTCAAGCATCATAGAAAAATTTGAGGATAACCTGGTATTtgcagtaaattaaaaaaaagaaaagaaaaaaatgtgtgtgggcAGCAGAAAATACCTCACAATGACAAGAAATAGTGAAAATGTGATGGGCAAAGTAAAGAATCAAGGTTCTTAGTTAATTCTTTAAGAGtaataagggaaaaaatattgattCCCCAATGCTGTCCAAAAAACTTCACTGCATTAAGGGAAATGCCCCATAATCTGGGTTTTCCAATGCATTACCCACTACCCACATTTGACTATTGAGAACTGGAAATATAATTAACAAAACAGAGGAATTGAATTTGcatccaaattaattttaattaactcctattttaatttaaattataacaCCTGCAACTTACACTGTACAATTTACACAGAAAGGATGACATCTGCTTATCAATGAATTTATAGTTAGAACTGCAATTATAAAGCACAGGGCATTATAGAAATTTACCAGAGTTTCGAGAAACTCAAAGGACAAAATATAGCTATAAAGACAGTAAAATTAGAATAGAATTGATGGATGAGTAGTAGTGAATGAAGGCAGGCATGGCGTGTGTGAACATtcagagggaaaagagaaggtTTCTgcttcttaataaaaaaaaataataataacaagagcAGATCACCTGGAACGGAAAAAGTGAGGAGAGAGGGTAGATGGTATGAAGTGAGTTTGAAATGGCAGGAGGACAACAGGCCCCTGCAATAAAGAATTTTTCTCCCCAGAAAAGTAAGAAGTTTAAGTATCTCAgatccattttatatttctacttaTCCAGCTCCATCCTCACCTGTAAGATTTTATACGGATCTTATTAGTGAAAATTTTGGGGTAAAAGTGTTGCTAACAGAAGATACAAGTGCTTTTGGTGCTCTTGATAACTCACTGTCCAGACTCTCCTATTGTTTATATAGACCTTGAAGTTGTTAGGGAAGTTGGCTGTccattgaaaagaaaacaaaaatagatccATATATCACAGAGGAATAAGTTCTGGGGCTGAGAGTGATGATCAgttatagagcacttgcctagcatgtgtaagattGTAGGGTCGATCCCCAGCACTgatatagaaaaaggaaaaaaaaaggtcttggCTGGATTAAAGGTATGGATGTCAAAACCCtttgtattaaatttatatgaatataattttttgtataaATTTGAGGTATATACAGAAGGATGTCCTTAGAAAAATATACCACCAAGAATCTGTGAATCTAACTACATGTATTAATTgcataattaattaatcaattgcCTAATCTTTTATTAGTCCAAATGCACTGTAAAAAAGTCAAAACATAACATGGGCTCTGAAAACATGTTGCAAAAGATGAAACAcaacattatacatatatatcttctattaataaaacaataagctcaataaaaaatgaatacaaaataccCAATTCAtggacaagaaaaacaaatatttaaaatattcagtctCTATCAGTTGGAaatgtacaattttttaaatatattacacTTATATACTAAACATTTATATACCTTTTATAGTCTGCTAAGCACTTTCATGCATCTCTCATTTAATTATTACAATATCTTATGAGTTTAAACTAccaatcttttcattttatgcatAGAAAAACTGATACTAAGAAAGGTCAAATAGTAGGGTGTGGTGGCgcaagcttgggaggct
This window encodes:
- the LOC101970448 gene encoding olfactory receptor 6C75; translated protein: MRNHTVVTSFIIVGLTADPNWEIVIFLFLLLTYLLSTTGNLLIILLTLLDSRLKTPMYFFLRNFSFLEISLTSACIPRYLVSIVTKEKTISRDACLAQALFAVFIGITQFFLLAVMSYDRYVAICKPLHYATIMSSRVSHLLVAACWIAAGVAIIHGVIVSLTIEFCDGNVIEHFLCDSSPILKLSCTDTKEMEFSNFILAIITLLNTLALVLFSYIKIITTVMKIPSAQKRKKAFSTCSSHLIVVSISYGSCIFMYIKPSAEERISLNKGVSVLTVSIAPVLNPFIYSLRNKQVIQALRDLVKKCAFTTLK